In Streptomyces sp. NBC_01717, one DNA window encodes the following:
- a CDS encoding RtcB family protein, translated as MDIALVEKGPYRFRIEQREPMRVPGMVFASRALLPQAAGDKALEQVANVATLPGIVRASFAMPDIHWGYGFPIGGVAATDISHGGVISPGGVGFDISCGVRLLAADIDHEALGHDRLRRLMDILDGTIPRGMGRGGLWKLSGAGEIDELLVGGARYAVEHGHGVPRDLARCEDYGVLDGAAPGQVSRRAVERGLHQVGSLGSGNHFLEIQAVDQIFDTATAAAFGLRVGQVCVMIHCGSRGLGHQVCTDHVRLMDQELHRHRIQVPDRQLACTPVESPRGHAYLGAMAAAANYGRANRQLLSEAARHAFATAAGVGLELVYDISHNTAKLETHEVDGVARPLCVHRKGATRALPPGDPSLPEDLVRAGQPVLVPGTMGTASYVMVGLPGNEAFHSACHGAGRVWSRHHALRMVRGEQLRGELEARGIAVRPSSWRGLAEEAPEAYKDVDAVTAVTEGAGLARLVARLVPLGVVKG; from the coding sequence GTGGACATCGCACTGGTGGAGAAGGGCCCGTACCGCTTCCGTATCGAGCAGCGGGAGCCGATGCGGGTACCCGGGATGGTGTTCGCCTCACGGGCGCTGCTGCCACAGGCGGCCGGGGACAAGGCGCTGGAGCAGGTGGCGAACGTGGCCACGCTGCCCGGCATCGTCCGCGCCTCCTTCGCCATGCCCGACATCCACTGGGGCTACGGCTTCCCGATCGGCGGAGTGGCCGCCACCGACATCTCCCACGGCGGGGTGATCTCGCCCGGCGGCGTCGGGTTCGACATCTCGTGCGGCGTACGGCTGCTGGCCGCCGACATCGACCATGAGGCGCTCGGCCACGACCGGCTGCGGCGGCTGATGGACATCCTCGACGGCACCATCCCGCGCGGCATGGGGCGCGGCGGCCTGTGGAAGCTCTCGGGCGCCGGGGAGATCGACGAGCTGCTGGTCGGCGGCGCTCGGTACGCGGTCGAGCACGGGCACGGTGTGCCGCGCGACCTCGCGCGCTGCGAGGACTACGGCGTCCTGGACGGCGCGGCCCCGGGGCAGGTGAGCAGGCGCGCCGTCGAACGCGGCCTCCACCAGGTGGGAAGCCTCGGCTCGGGCAACCACTTCCTGGAGATCCAGGCCGTCGACCAGATCTTCGACACGGCCACCGCGGCGGCCTTCGGGCTGCGGGTGGGCCAGGTGTGCGTCATGATCCACTGCGGCTCACGCGGCCTGGGACATCAGGTGTGCACCGACCACGTCCGCTTGATGGACCAGGAACTGCACCGGCATCGCATCCAGGTCCCGGACCGGCAGCTGGCCTGCACGCCGGTGGAGTCGCCGCGGGGCCACGCCTACCTGGGGGCGATGGCGGCAGCCGCCAACTACGGCCGGGCCAACCGCCAGCTGCTGTCCGAAGCCGCCCGCCACGCCTTCGCGACGGCTGCGGGAGTCGGCCTGGAGCTGGTCTACGACATCTCGCACAACACGGCCAAACTCGAGACCCACGAAGTGGACGGTGTGGCACGTCCACTGTGCGTCCACCGCAAAGGCGCGACGCGGGCGCTGCCGCCCGGCGACCCGAGCCTGCCCGAGGACCTCGTCCGGGCGGGCCAGCCGGTACTGGTCCCCGGAACGATGGGCACCGCCTCGTACGTGATGGTCGGCCTGCCCGGAAACGAAGCCTTCCACTCCGCCTGCCACGGCGCCGGCCGGGTCTGGAGCCGCCATCACGCGCTGCGCATGGTCCGCGGGGAGCAGCTTCGCGGCGAGCTGGAGGCTCGGGGCATCGCCGTACGCCCGTCCTCGTGGCGTGGTCTCGCCGAGGAGGCGCCGGAGGCGTACAAGGATGTCGACGCGGTCACCGCGGTCACCGAGGGCGCCGGACTCGCCCGGCTGGTCGCCCGACTGGTGCCGCTGGGCGTCGTCAAAGGATGA
- a CDS encoding TetR/AcrR family transcriptional regulator, with protein sequence MTDRARQIIAAARTLLETEGPEALTMRRLADSIGITAPSLYKHFPDKSSVLTALAGEVLRETAETLEAAESVAPGSFPALATAYRAYAMAHPHLYRLTTEHPVDRTSLPPGLEQRAAAPLFRAVGGDQERARAAWAFAHGMVVLELNGRFPPGADLSAAWSAGIAAFGTVRL encoded by the coding sequence GTGACGGACCGGGCCCGGCAGATCATCGCCGCCGCCCGCACCCTCCTGGAGACGGAAGGCCCGGAAGCCCTCACCATGCGCCGGCTCGCCGACAGCATCGGGATCACGGCACCGTCCCTCTACAAGCACTTTCCGGACAAGTCCTCCGTGCTGACGGCCCTGGCCGGCGAGGTGCTGCGGGAGACGGCCGAGACGCTGGAAGCGGCGGAGTCCGTGGCGCCCGGGTCGTTCCCGGCCCTCGCCACCGCGTACCGCGCCTACGCCATGGCCCACCCCCATCTGTACCGCCTCACCACCGAGCACCCCGTGGACCGGACATCCCTCCCGCCGGGCCTGGAGCAACGTGCCGCGGCCCCGCTCTTCAGGGCCGTGGGCGGTGACCAGGAGCGGGCCCGGGCCGCCTGGGCCTTCGCGCACGGGATGGTGGTCCTGGAACTCAACGGCCGCTTCCCTCCAGGAGCCGATCTGTCGGCAGCCTGGTCGGCCGGCATCGCCGCCTTCGGCACGGTCCGCCTCTGA
- a CDS encoding cell wall protein, with translation MTVRHDRADGMRRRRFLTNAALGGATIIGATALGGLDAEAAFAAEPSLDPAIAKSTFVEGRITGITGSILEVAGSNGGHSRVQMTNVTSVWKVRATTAEVIEVGDGLYARGVKMPDGTVAADAVWVNIVNLDTQIRGIAKNRLHLAHGQHELVGHVAPDASASYAGRALTSDLSRLRIGQSAQVLGAWRPSDNSVDVVRISVGH, from the coding sequence ATGACCGTACGACACGACCGGGCCGACGGGATGCGCCGCCGGCGCTTCCTCACCAATGCCGCCCTGGGCGGCGCGACCATCATCGGCGCGACCGCGCTCGGCGGCCTCGACGCCGAGGCCGCCTTCGCCGCGGAACCCTCGCTCGACCCCGCGATAGCCAAGTCCACCTTCGTGGAGGGCCGCATCACGGGCATCACCGGCAGCATCCTGGAGGTGGCCGGATCCAATGGCGGCCACTCCCGGGTGCAGATGACCAACGTCACCAGCGTGTGGAAGGTGCGCGCCACCACAGCCGAAGTGATCGAGGTCGGCGACGGGCTCTACGCACGCGGCGTCAAGATGCCGGACGGCACCGTGGCCGCCGACGCGGTGTGGGTGAACATCGTGAATCTGGACACGCAGATCCGCGGCATCGCGAAGAACCGGCTGCACCTCGCCCACGGGCAGCACGAACTGGTCGGCCACGTCGCCCCGGACGCCAGCGCCTCCTACGCGGGCCGCGCGCTGACGTCCGACCTGTCCCGGCTGCGCATCGGGCAGAGCGCCCAGGTGCTCGGTGCCTGGCGGCCGTCCGACAACTCCGTGGACGTCGTCCGCATCTCCGTCGGGCACTGA
- a CDS encoding MauE/DoxX family redox-associated membrane protein yields MLSLTTGLAPLVLAGLLGWTGAVKVFSRGTAQQAPKTALARMLRSSERATTVLRATGAGELLIAAGLLVVPANPVPGAAAAVLGAGFLGYLGYGRAVAPESSCGCSASEDTPITWRAFARAAVVLIGGATVAVAQDTWWPAVTERPAGALAFLAGAAAVLVALSADLDRWWLLPLRRTRLRVFGHPLLGTATDQVPVAASVELLENSLAWQAAAPVVRSALLDHWEDDGWRILQYSGVYGDRENARPVAVVFALDATAGRDTGDDPIVRVSYVDADSGEAVAVDELRAAPSRRILPMAG; encoded by the coding sequence ATGCTGTCACTGACAACGGGCCTCGCCCCGCTGGTCCTCGCGGGCCTGCTCGGGTGGACCGGTGCGGTCAAGGTGTTCAGCCGGGGCACCGCACAGCAGGCGCCGAAGACGGCGCTGGCCCGCATGCTGCGCAGCAGTGAGCGGGCCACGACGGTACTGCGTGCGACCGGCGCAGGTGAACTCCTGATCGCCGCGGGTCTGCTGGTCGTCCCGGCGAACCCGGTGCCGGGGGCGGCCGCCGCGGTCCTCGGGGCGGGGTTCCTCGGCTACCTCGGCTACGGCCGGGCCGTGGCACCGGAGTCCTCCTGCGGCTGCTCGGCAAGTGAGGACACCCCCATCACCTGGCGGGCGTTCGCGCGGGCGGCGGTCGTGCTCATCGGCGGGGCCACGGTGGCGGTGGCACAGGACACCTGGTGGCCGGCGGTCACCGAGCGGCCTGCCGGTGCCCTGGCCTTCCTGGCCGGGGCGGCGGCGGTTCTGGTCGCCCTCTCGGCCGACCTCGACCGGTGGTGGCTGCTGCCACTGCGCCGGACGAGGCTGCGTGTCTTCGGGCACCCGCTCCTCGGCACCGCCACCGACCAGGTGCCGGTCGCGGCGAGCGTCGAACTCCTGGAGAACTCCCTCGCCTGGCAGGCCGCCGCACCAGTGGTCCGGTCCGCCTTGCTGGACCACTGGGAGGACGACGGCTGGCGCATTCTCCAGTACTCGGGGGTGTACGGGGACCGGGAGAACGCGCGCCCGGTCGCGGTGGTGTTCGCACTCGACGCCACGGCGGGCCGCGACACCGGTGACGACCCGATCGTCCGTGTCAGTTATGTCGACGCGGACAGCGGGGAGGCGGTGGCCGTGGACGAACTGCGCGCGGCGCCGTCGCGGAGGATCCTGCCGATGGCGGGCTGA
- a CDS encoding cellulose binding domain-containing protein, giving the protein MQSPHPWRERRPRWPSRAPCTTWPPPRGSTSAPPPTTPNFPTPTTPPPWVPNSVRSLRATRDNGASSYGTWCDRSPLGCATITHRVAAASAPKAGADHYLEVGFGSGSPATGAPTGEIQLRLSRADWSNFDETDDCSRTTVSSYADAPKVAVHIGGELA; this is encoded by the coding sequence GTGCAGTCGCCGCATCCCTGGCGGGAGCGCCGGCCGCGGTGGCCGAGCAGAGCACCCTGCACGACCTGGCCGCCACCCAGGGGAAGTACTTCGGCTCCGCCACCGACAACCCCGAACTTCCCGACACCGACTACGCCGCCACCCTGGGTTCCGAATTCGGTCAGATCACTCCGGGCAACTCGCGACAACGGGGCGTCCTCGTACGGCACGTGGTGCGACCGGTCCCCACTCGGTTGCGCCACCATCACCCACCGGGTGGCCGCCGCGAGTGCGCCGAAGGCCGGCGCCGACCACTACCTGGAGGTCGGCTTCGGCAGCGGCAGTCCGGCGACGGGTGCCCCCACCGGTGAGATCCAGCTGCGGCTGAGCAGGGCCGACTGGTCGAACTTCGACGAGACCGACGACTGCAGCCGCACCACCGTGTCCTCCTACGCGGACGCCCCGAAGGTCGCGGTCCACATCGGCGGCGAACTCGCCTGA
- a CDS encoding CapA family protein: protein MALTVALAGDTMLGRGVAEELRRSPTPGTLVSAGVREAIAEADLFVLNLECCVSDRGHRWPDPQKAFFFRAPSAAAMVLAELGVNCVTLANNHALDYGFDAMADTRTLLAGAGVHVVGAGADARAAREFAVLEAGGVRLAVVGVTDHPQEYAAGADSPGAAWADLYSGVPDWLTESVGRAAAAADVVLVTPHWGPNMTSRPPRHVSAAAPELLAAGATLVAGHSAHVFHGIADRILYDLGDFVDDYAVDPVLRNDLGLLFLVTLDGPDAAHLVPARVEVMPLTLDYCHTRLARGEDREWIRERLTAACAEFGTAVADRTGRLTVDWR from the coding sequence ATGGCGCTCACGGTGGCACTGGCAGGCGACACCATGCTCGGGCGCGGCGTCGCCGAGGAACTGCGCCGCTCGCCGACGCCGGGGACGCTGGTCTCCGCAGGGGTCAGGGAGGCGATCGCGGAGGCGGACCTGTTCGTGCTCAACCTGGAGTGCTGTGTCTCCGACCGAGGGCACCGCTGGCCCGACCCGCAGAAGGCCTTCTTCTTCCGCGCCCCCTCCGCCGCCGCGATGGTGCTGGCCGAACTGGGCGTGAACTGTGTGACGCTCGCCAACAACCACGCTCTGGACTACGGGTTCGACGCCATGGCTGATACCCGCACCCTGCTGGCCGGGGCGGGGGTGCACGTGGTCGGCGCCGGGGCGGACGCACGCGCGGCCCGGGAGTTCGCGGTGCTGGAGGCGGGCGGTGTGCGGCTTGCGGTGGTGGGCGTCACGGACCACCCGCAGGAGTACGCGGCCGGGGCGGACAGTCCCGGTGCGGCCTGGGCAGATCTTTACTCGGGGGTGCCCGACTGGCTGACGGAGTCGGTGGGCCGGGCCGCGGCGGCGGCGGATGTCGTGCTGGTCACTCCGCACTGGGGCCCCAACATGACCTCGCGGCCGCCGCGTCACGTCTCGGCCGCTGCCCCTGAGCTGCTGGCGGCGGGAGCGACGCTCGTCGCCGGGCACTCCGCCCATGTGTTCCACGGGATCGCCGACCGGATCCTGTACGACCTGGGCGACTTCGTCGACGACTACGCCGTGGACCCGGTCCTCCGCAACGACCTGGGGCTCCTCTTCCTGGTGACCCTGGACGGCCCGGATGCCGCGCACCTGGTTCCCGCCCGGGTGGAGGTGATGCCGCTGACCCTGGACTACTGCCACACCCGCCTGGCGCGCGGCGAGGACCGGGAGTGGATCCGTGAGCGGCTCACCGCCGCCTGCGCCGAGTTCGGCACCGCCGTCGCCGATCGGACCGGTCGGCTGACGGTCGACTGGAGGTGA
- a CDS encoding glycoside hydrolase domain-containing protein, which produces MKIRHLRRSASAFIAAIGLTAMFQHSATATAAESRTHVEYGGLSIDVPAGWRLVDLEKEPNACVRLDQHTVYLGHPGARQSCPTHLVAAKTEAIVLEPFTGAAPREDVPTLNVPAGSPAPRTLPAGDSREVRLAFEGAGVYATVSYGSSTAAIEEILGSATTGSTAEPQTVPTPRAPTFTAAPTAIPSTGYTGKAFDACSAPSSGAMADWASSPYRGVGIYIGGPSRACSQPNLTASWVAEQSSRGWHLLPIYTGLQAGSISSSSATSQGRSAADAAVDLAQALGFVPGTVLYIDMEAYSSGYRTNVLNYLSGWSARLHELRYRSGVYSSSSSGIKDLASVYSSTTLVRPDVVWVGNWNGVANTADVNIPAGYWANHQRVHQYSGNVTESYSGTTINIDRNYVDVGAAATTGDPGMTNLTAGDFNGDGRKDLVAVQVATGNLWLYPGTGTGNLTSPPLLIGKGGWNGMANLAVGDFNSDGRDDIVATEKSTGKLYLYKGHGNGTIDGGPSRTEIGSGGWNGMSNIFVGDFTGDGRDDLGGVEKSTGKLYLYRGHGNGTIDGGSSRTEIGSYGWNGMDKIVSPGDMNRDGRDDIVATEKSTGKLYLYKGHGNGTIDAGPSRTEIGSRGWNGISDYAGADFTGDGTGDLMAVKSEPGATGKLYFYKGTGKGGLNTRVEISSGGW; this is translated from the coding sequence ATGAAGATCCGACATCTGCGCCGTTCAGCTTCTGCCTTCATTGCCGCCATCGGACTGACCGCCATGTTCCAGCACTCCGCTACCGCTACGGCAGCGGAGTCGCGGACCCACGTCGAGTACGGGGGACTCTCCATCGACGTCCCGGCCGGGTGGAGGCTGGTGGACCTGGAGAAGGAACCGAACGCCTGCGTACGACTCGATCAGCACACCGTGTACCTGGGGCATCCGGGAGCCCGCCAGTCCTGCCCCACCCACCTGGTCGCCGCGAAGACCGAAGCGATCGTGCTGGAGCCGTTCACCGGAGCTGCGCCCCGAGAGGATGTGCCCACCCTGAACGTCCCGGCGGGCTCCCCCGCTCCCAGGACCCTCCCGGCCGGGGACTCCCGCGAAGTACGGCTGGCCTTCGAAGGCGCAGGCGTCTACGCGACCGTCAGTTACGGGTCGTCGACGGCAGCGATCGAGGAGATCCTGGGCTCCGCCACCACCGGAAGCACGGCCGAGCCGCAGACGGTTCCGACGCCCCGGGCGCCGACTTTCACGGCAGCCCCTACCGCCATCCCGAGCACCGGCTACACCGGCAAAGCCTTCGATGCCTGCTCGGCACCCTCCTCGGGCGCCATGGCGGACTGGGCTTCCTCTCCCTACAGAGGGGTGGGCATCTACATCGGCGGACCGAGCAGGGCCTGTTCCCAGCCGAACCTCACCGCTTCATGGGTGGCCGAGCAGAGCAGCCGTGGCTGGCATCTGCTCCCCATCTACACGGGCCTCCAAGCCGGGAGCATCTCGTCGTCGAGCGCGACCAGCCAGGGCCGGTCGGCCGCCGATGCGGCTGTGGATCTGGCACAAGCGCTCGGATTCGTCCCCGGCACGGTGCTCTACATCGACATGGAGGCGTACTCCTCGGGCTACCGCACCAACGTCCTCAACTACCTCTCCGGCTGGTCCGCCCGTCTGCACGAACTGCGGTACCGGTCAGGCGTGTACAGCTCCTCCTCCAGTGGCATCAAGGACCTCGCCTCCGTCTACTCGTCCACGACGCTGGTACGTCCGGACGTGGTCTGGGTCGGCAACTGGAACGGTGTGGCCAACACCGCCGACGTGAACATCCCGGCCGGGTACTGGGCCAACCATCAGCGTGTTCACCAGTACTCGGGCAATGTCACCGAGTCGTACAGCGGGACGACGATCAACATCGACCGGAACTACGTCGACGTCGGCGCCGCTGCGACCACGGGCGACCCGGGTATGACAAACCTGACGGCCGGTGACTTCAACGGGGACGGCAGGAAGGACCTGGTGGCCGTTCAGGTGGCGACGGGCAACCTGTGGCTGTATCCCGGTACGGGCACGGGCAATCTGACGTCGCCGCCGCTGCTGATCGGCAAGGGCGGCTGGAACGGCATGGCGAATCTGGCCGTCGGTGACTTCAACTCGGACGGCAGGGACGACATCGTCGCCACGGAGAAGTCGACCGGGAAGCTCTACCTCTACAAGGGCCACGGCAACGGCACCATCGACGGCGGCCCCTCCCGGACGGAGATCGGTTCCGGCGGCTGGAACGGGATGAGCAACATCTTCGTCGGTGACTTCACGGGTGACGGCAGGGATGACCTCGGCGGTGTCGAGAAGTCGACCGGGAAGCTCTACCTCTACCGGGGCCACGGCAACGGCACGATCGACGGCGGCTCCTCCCGGACGGAGATCGGCTCCTACGGCTGGAACGGCATGGACAAGATCGTCAGTCCCGGTGACATGAACAGGGACGGCAGGGACGACATCGTCGCCACCGAGAAGTCCACCGGGAAGCTCTACCTCTACAAGGGCCACGGCAACGGCACCATCGACGCCGGTCCCTCCCGCACCGAGATCGGCTCCCGTGGCTGGAACGGCATCTCGGACTACGCAGGCGCCGACTTCACCGGTGACGGTACGGGTGACCTGATGGCCGTCAAGTCCGAACCGGGTGCCACCGGGAAGCTCTACTTCTACAAGGGCACCGGCAAGGGCGGCCTCAACACCCGCGTCGAGATCAGCTCGGGCGGCTGGTGA
- a CDS encoding LLM class F420-dependent oxidoreductase, giving the protein MPVSLGLGLPQMKQYDIGRDVATVARAAEDAGYESLWVFERVLFPEPATQGLYGVPGLPWPDEYRSVADPLVTLTLAAAATGRARLGTSVLIAPLHVPFQLARSLASLDVASGGRVVAGLGTGWSLDEYAAASVAPFEKRGAVLDELLDVCAAVWGPDPVSYRGELTTIAPAEVGPKPVRPIPVYLPANSPRSTRRLVDRADGWMPVAMGATTLAEQWRKVQDVAAERGRDRPIGVCVRANARYSAKPFEGADRQPFRGSVAQIVEDLVAHAATGVPEILLDFQATTRDAAELVDVAAEVYQEARAAGV; this is encoded by the coding sequence ATGCCGGTCTCGCTCGGTCTCGGTCTTCCGCAGATGAAGCAGTACGACATCGGCCGCGACGTGGCCACGGTGGCACGCGCGGCGGAGGACGCCGGGTACGAGAGTCTGTGGGTCTTCGAGCGCGTGCTCTTTCCCGAGCCGGCCACCCAGGGGCTGTACGGCGTACCGGGGCTGCCGTGGCCCGATGAGTACCGCAGCGTCGCCGACCCGCTGGTCACCCTCACCCTGGCCGCCGCGGCCACCGGCCGGGCCCGGCTCGGCACCAGCGTCCTGATCGCCCCGCTCCACGTACCGTTCCAGCTGGCCCGTTCGCTCGCCTCGCTCGACGTCGCGAGCGGCGGCAGGGTGGTCGCGGGCCTCGGAACCGGCTGGTCACTCGACGAGTACGCGGCCGCCTCGGTCGCCCCCTTCGAGAAGCGCGGCGCGGTCCTGGACGAACTGCTGGACGTCTGCGCGGCCGTCTGGGGCCCGGACCCGGTCTCGTACCGGGGCGAGCTGACCACCATCGCACCGGCCGAGGTCGGCCCCAAGCCCGTTCGCCCCATCCCGGTCTATCTGCCGGCCAACAGCCCGCGCTCCACCCGCCGCCTGGTGGACCGGGCGGACGGCTGGATGCCCGTCGCCATGGGCGCCACGACACTGGCCGAACAGTGGCGGAAGGTGCAGGACGTGGCTGCCGAGCGCGGCAGGGACCGGCCGATCGGCGTGTGCGTCCGCGCCAACGCGAGGTACAGCGCCAAGCCGTTCGAGGGCGCGGACCGGCAGCCTTTCCGGGGCAGTGTGGCCCAGATCGTCGAGGACCTGGTGGCACATGCCGCAACGGGCGTGCCCGAGATCCTGCTGGACTTCCAGGCGACGACGCGTGACGCCGCCGAACTCGTCGACGTGGCGGCCGAGGTGTATCAGGAGGCCCGAGCGGCGGGCGTCTGA
- a CDS encoding archease — MHPETTERRRPVDGREPVGKQPGASGHRAVPHTADMQLEAWSPTAEGCIGEAVRAMVEGFADTSGTAVVGERAYVVTAESDADLLVSVLEEVVYRMDADGEIPLDVEVGSIRSAGAGRGVSVRFRMADAGTAVPVGAVPKAVSLHDLHLRGGPGGWTCRVTLDV, encoded by the coding sequence GTGCATCCGGAGACGACGGAGAGGCGCCGGCCCGTGGACGGTCGGGAACCCGTGGGGAAGCAGCCTGGCGCGAGCGGACACCGGGCTGTGCCACACACCGCGGACATGCAGCTGGAGGCGTGGTCGCCGACGGCCGAGGGGTGCATCGGCGAGGCGGTGCGCGCCATGGTGGAGGGCTTCGCCGACACGTCCGGGACCGCGGTTGTCGGCGAACGCGCGTACGTGGTCACGGCGGAGTCCGACGCGGATCTGCTGGTGTCCGTCCTGGAGGAGGTCGTCTACCGGATGGACGCCGACGGTGAGATCCCGCTCGATGTGGAGGTGGGGTCCATCCGGTCGGCGGGGGCCGGCCGGGGCGTATCGGTCCGCTTCCGGATGGCCGACGCCGGCACCGCCGTGCCGGTCGGTGCGGTGCCGAAGGCCGTTTCACTGCACGACCTGCACCTGCGGGGCGGCCCCGGCGGCTGGACCTGCCGGGTGACCCTCGACGTCTGA